The following coding sequences lie in one candidate division TA06 bacterium genomic window:
- a CDS encoding phage Gp37/Gp68 family protein: MALTNIEWTEATWNPVTGCTKTSPGCANCYAERMTRRLQAMGQHNYRKGFKVATHPAMLDYPLGWRKPRMIFVNSMGDLFHESVPVSFIQRVFKVMESAHWHTYQVLTKRAERLFDLAPELSWPDNVWMGVTVEDREHLYRIDSLRTTKAKVKFISFEPLLGQIGKVDLTDIDWAIVGGESGPGARPMQPEWARELRDQCIKNKVPFFFKQWGGFNKKKAGKILDGKIWMRMPKVLEDKVI, translated from the coding sequence ATGGCTCTTACTAATATAGAATGGACCGAAGCAACCTGGAACCCTGTTACAGGTTGCACCAAAACCAGCCCGGGTTGCGCCAATTGCTATGCCGAGCGGATGACCAGGCGGTTGCAAGCTATGGGCCAGCATAATTACAGGAAAGGCTTCAAGGTAGCCACGCACCCGGCTATGTTGGATTACCCTTTGGGCTGGCGCAAGCCCAGGATGATTTTTGTTAATTCAATGGGTGACCTGTTCCACGAAAGCGTACCGGTATCATTCATCCAACGGGTGTTTAAGGTAATGGAGAGTGCGCATTGGCATACTTACCAAGTATTGACCAAACGGGCAGAAAGGTTGTTCGACCTCGCCCCTGAATTGTCCTGGCCAGATAATGTATGGATGGGGGTTACTGTAGAAGATAGAGAGCATCTATACAGGATAGACAGTTTGCGCACTACCAAAGCCAAAGTTAAATTTATTTCTTTTGAACCACTGCTGGGGCAGATTGGCAAGGTTGATTTAACAGACATTGATTGGGCAATAGTAGGCGGCGAGTCCGGCCCAGGCGCAAGACCCATGCAGCCCGAATGGGCCAGAGAATTACGAGACCAATGTATAAAAAATAAAGTGCCGTTTTTTTTCAAACAATGGGGCGGGTTTAACAAGAAGAAGGCGGGCAAAATACTTGACGGAAAGATATGGATGAGAATGCCCAAGGTTTTAGAAGACAAAGTAATTTGA
- a CDS encoding 4Fe-4S binding protein, with protein MITIHHQLCGQCGLCAGVCPVQALALHAWGLEVENKKCTGCGQCVTVCPTGALTSPSTSAGTKADRRPSPNALGEGVRERSKGGK; from the coding sequence ATGATCACCATCCATCACCAACTCTGCGGCCAGTGCGGGCTCTGCGCGGGCGTTTGCCCGGTGCAGGCCCTGGCACTTCATGCCTGGGGCTTGGAGGTTGAAAATAAAAAATGCACCGGCTGCGGACAATGTGTTACAGTATGCCCCACCGGGGCTTTAACCTCACCCTCCACCTCCGCTGGCACTAAGGCGGACAGGCGTCCCTCTCCTAATGCCTTAGGAGAGGGAGTTAGGGAGAGGTCCAAAGGAGGCAAATGA
- the tcmP gene encoding three-Cys-motif partner protein TcmP gives MEDDGGEVMPKVTYDEVGYWSEVKLDIIKEYAQAYTKILSNQSYLKYSYIDAFAGSGVHLAKSTGAFIPGSPLNALLVKPPFQNYHLIDIDKDKAANLRTLAKDYPNVEIYDGDCNQVLRDQIFPLIDYKRYKRALCILDPYGLHLDWDIILTAGQMKSIEIFLNFPVMDINMNVLKHNKEKVSAEQIERMNAFWGDETWRQVGYAKSKQTSFLGESELKTTNDILELGFRKRLKEVAGFKYVPEPIPMRNSYNSIVYYLYFASQKPVASEIADHIFTKYRNKGL, from the coding sequence ATGGAAGATGACGGAGGGGAAGTGATGCCTAAAGTTACTTACGATGAGGTCGGATACTGGTCCGAGGTGAAATTAGATATTATCAAAGAATATGCCCAGGCATATACAAAGATATTGTCTAATCAGTCGTATTTAAAGTATTCATACATTGATGCCTTCGCAGGTTCGGGAGTGCATCTGGCTAAATCTACAGGCGCGTTTATACCCGGCAGCCCATTAAATGCTCTGTTGGTTAAACCACCATTTCAGAACTATCATCTCATTGATATTGACAAGGACAAAGCAGCCAACCTTAGAACACTTGCAAAAGATTACCCCAATGTAGAAATATATGATGGTGATTGTAATCAAGTATTGCGCGATCAAATATTCCCCTTAATAGATTACAAAAGATACAAACGGGCATTGTGTATTTTGGACCCTTATGGATTGCATCTTGATTGGGACATAATTTTGACTGCCGGCCAGATGAAAAGCATTGAAATATTTCTCAATTTCCCCGTGATGGACATTAACATGAACGTCTTAAAGCACAATAAAGAAAAAGTATCTGCCGAACAAATCGAGAGGATGAATGCATTTTGGGGTGATGAAACGTGGCGGCAGGTAGGCTATGCAAAATCAAAACAAACTTCATTTCTTGGTGAATCAGAACTGAAAACCACGAACGATATTTTAGAATTAGGGTTTCGAAAAAGATTAAAAGAAGTGGCGGGTTTTAAATATGTCCCAGAGCCCATACCCATGAGAAATTCTTATAATTCCATTGTTTATTATCTCTATTTTGCTTCGCAAAAACCTGTTGCGTCCGAAATAGCCGATCACATATTCACAAAATATAGAAATAAAGGGTTATAA